The genomic window AACCATTTTCCGCAAGCAACTTGGAAGCCTCTAATGTCTTTTCATTTTCTTGCAGCACAAGTGGAACTATTGTGCTTTGCGCCTGTGGCAACCCAAGACTATCCGTAAAAATTCTAGCGTTTTCTATCGGCTTTTCACCTATATTAGGGTTATCCTTTATAATTTTTAGAGCTTCTATAGCGGAAGCTATTACAGCAGGTGGCAGCCCAGTTGAGAAAATAAAGCTCCTAGCCGAGTTCCTCAAATAATCTATAAGTATTTTACTCCCACAGACATAACCGCCATAACCTCCTATAGCCTTAGACAAAGTTCCCATTTTTATTGATACATTATCATATTCACCAAAAATATTGTCACGAAAAAATATAGTGTTGTGAGCGCAATCAGCCATTAAAAAGGCGTTATACTCTCTGGCGAGCTTCCCAAATTCGTCCAGATGCGCCATATCACCATCCATACTAAATATTTTTTCGCTAATTATAAGACAATTCTGATAATCAGCCCTATTTTCCGCAAGCAACATCCGGCAATGTTCTATGTTATTATGAGAAAAACGCAGCATATCAGCGCCAGAGATCCTAGCAGCGTCAATTATACAGGCATGTACCAATCGGTCGGTGATAATCAGATCATGCCTTCCTACTATGGCTGGTATTATCCCTATATTCGCCAAATAACCACTGCCAAAAACACAAGCCGCTTCCGTACCACAAGCCTCAGCGAGCAATCCCTCTAACTCCGTATAAAGCTCACAATCACCGCTTACCAACCTTGAGGCACCAGCCCCACACCCATATTTTTCTATCGCTTTACGTGACGCTTCATTTACCCGCGCATCCGCCGCAAGCCCTAAATAATCATTACAGCAAAAAGAAATAAGTTCCTTATCATTTCTGTTTATATAAACACCATCATGACGATAGACAGGAACAATTTCTCGTTTTTGCTTTTTATTCTCTATCAACCATAATTTTTTCTTAAGTATATTATCAAGCTCTGTCATTTATCATGGATTCACTTTATTGGTTACTTATACTTGTTTTGGATAATTTTTATTCTAATAAGTATATTGAAAATACTGTAATATACATATATTAAACAACACTACTATCATTAAACGACTCTACCATAAGAATTAAGCTATATATGAAGTTAATACTTATAACAGGTATGTCAGGAGCTGGAAAGACCGTAGCTCTTAGAACCCTAGAGGATTCAGGGTTTGAGGCGATAGATAATCTGCCGCTTAATTTCCTTGATATAGTAGTAAACACTGAAAAAACAGAAAAAAATAAAGATAGTAAATCATCAGCGATAATCAATCAGGGCAATCTGGCTATAGGTTGTGATATACGTAGTCGTGATTTTTCTATAGAGCATTTCACAAAAATAATATCAAAATTCAGGAATAATCCAGATATTGACTTCAAGATGTTATTTTTAGACGCTGATGATGAGACATTACGCAGACGCTTTAGCGAAACCCGCCGCCGCCATCCACTTGCCCAAGACAGACCAATACTAGATGGCATATCTCATGAACGTTCCCTTCTTGATAAGTTACGCGAACCCGCAGATCTAATAATAGATACTAGCGATACTAAGGTTATAGATCTAAGACAAATGATAATATCAAATTTCGCGAGAGATGAGCGTAAATTGTCGATAGTGATAACTTCTTTTTCTTTCAAGCATGGCATTCCAAGAGAGGCTGATACGGTTTTTGATGTAAGATTTCTTAAAAACCCATACTATGATGAAGAACTTAGAGAACTCTCAGGACAAGACATACCTGTCGGTGAGTATATAGAATCAGATAATAATTTTAGTGATTTTTTTGGTAATATGACCTCACTTATATCACCACTTCTACCAAGATATTTAGCGGAAGGAAAAAATTATCTGACAATAGCTATCGGCTGTACCGGAGGTCGCCACCGCTCGGTGTATGTTAGTGAGAAATTATATGGTTATTTGAAAGATACCGACTACGAAACCACTTTACGCCATAGAGATCTACTGAGCTAACAATACTAACCCACCTCGTTTATATTACCAGTTTTTCCATCTATTTTAGGGGTTGGTGGTGGAACCCTGCTCAGCTCATCCTGAAAAACTTTTACTATATCTGGATTACCCGCTCCAGAAATAACTTTCTTGTCATCATCGGTAAGATTTACACTCGCGACATCATTCTGCTTTTCTCGCGCTGGAACTGGATTATCTTTTACCAAATTCTGGCTCTTAGCTATACTATTTTCTACTACGACTTGACTACTCGCATCATCCTTACTACCAAATAAGCCACCAAGTATACCATTTTTACCATCACTGGATACACCGGCGATAAGCGCGCCAATACCAGCTATTATACCAAGCAAAGCGAAAGGACCACCAGAAGTTGACATAAAAGCGAGAGCGGCTATACCCAGACCCAACAACAATCCGCTATTACTAGATTTTCCACCTGACGCTGACTGCTCTTCTTGATCATATTTACTTATGTAAGTAACAGGTTTTGATACGTTATTACCACCACCTCTACTTCCTCTACCAGTAAGACGTTCGCCAACGCCCATGATAAACCCATTAATTGAATTACCAACACCACGAAGTCCTCTATCAAGACTCGCGAAAAAACCTCCTCCACTCTGGTAGTCTCTCTTATTACTACCTGTAGCAAAGTCTCCGTTTTCTACTCTATTAAGAAAGTCTAATGGCACAACAAAACCTTAATTACACAATATACATGCTATATTCTTACATATTATGGGATTTAAGAAAAGAGAAGGTTTGGTTACAATGTAAACAATGTTAAAAACTTACTAAACCACAGTTCTTGCTGTATTTTTACTATTAGCGACGGATACATTAACAGGTACTGGCACGTGATCGCCACCAACATCCTGAAATCCAAGATTTACCTTCTCCTCACCAAGAGAACCGGTAACATCATTTTTAGCTTTTTGTCTATTATCTCTATCAACTTCCGCTAATTTCCTAAGATCCTGCAATTGTTTTTCAGCAGATTTAACATCTATCCCACCATTTCTCATTGGTAATTTTCTAAACGAGTCAGGAACTTCAGTAAATAAAATCTCATGATTTTCATCTCCTGCAAAATTACCATCACTTCCCGTAACGGCAACACCAAGCACTTTACCTTTATCATTTACCTTAACAAGCATAGTGTTAAGTACAATATTAGTGGTAATT from Rickettsiales bacterium includes these protein-coding regions:
- the rapZ gene encoding RNase adapter RapZ, producing MKLILITGMSGAGKTVALRTLEDSGFEAIDNLPLNFLDIVVNTEKTEKNKDSKSSAIINQGNLAIGCDIRSRDFSIEHFTKIISKFRNNPDIDFKMLFLDADDETLRRRFSETRRRHPLAQDRPILDGISHERSLLDKLREPADLIIDTSDTKVIDLRQMIISNFARDERKLSIVITSFSFKHGIPREADTVFDVRFLKNPYYDEELRELSGQDIPVGEYIESDNNFSDFFGNMTSLISPLLPRYLAEGKNYLTIAIGCTGGRHRSVYVSEKLYGYLKDTDYETTLRHRDLLS
- a CDS encoding aminotransferase class I/II-fold pyridoxal phosphate-dependent enzyme yields the protein MTELDNILKKKLWLIENKKQKREIVPVYRHDGVYINRNDKELISFCCNDYLGLAADARVNEASRKAIEKYGCGAGASRLVSGDCELYTELEGLLAEACGTEAACVFGSGYLANIGIIPAIVGRHDLIITDRLVHACIIDAARISGADMLRFSHNNIEHCRMLLAENRADYQNCLIISEKIFSMDGDMAHLDEFGKLAREYNAFLMADCAHNTIFFRDNIFGEYDNVSIKMGTLSKAIGGYGGYVCGSKILIDYLRNSARSFIFSTGLPPAVIASAIEALKIIKDNPNIGEKPIENARIFTDSLGLPQAQSTIVPLVLQENEKTLEASKLLAENGFLVSAIRPPTVPENTARLRFTFSALHNEEQIVRLCNVIKKQGWI